From Erigeron canadensis isolate Cc75 chromosome 8, C_canadensis_v1, whole genome shotgun sequence, one genomic window encodes:
- the LOC122578444 gene encoding aminopeptidase P1 → MADTLSALRSLMASHTPPLDALVVPSEDYHQSEYVSARDKRRAFVSGFTGSAGLALVTKDEALLWTDGRYFLQAEKQLSKQWRLMRMGEDPSVDQWISLCLPQESAIGIDFWCISVETAQKWKTLFAKKQQSLVPTTTNLVDEVWKDQPQPQFNLVTVHPLKFSGRSVSDKLKDLRDYLKKEKARGIIITTLDEVVWLYNVRGGDVSYSPVVHAFALVTTKSAFFYVDERKLSSEVKSYMEENNIIVKEYSAVSSDVALLGSNKLMSATETQSNGTHETEDDSHKIWVDPRCCYSLYSKLNPEQVLLQQSPLALPKSLKNSVEMDGLKNAHIRDGAAIVQYFAWLDKQMQEIYGASGYFKESESQNSTKQSDVKLTEVSVSEKLAEFRAAKEHFRGLSFPTISSVGPNGAVIHYEPEAKTCAELDPNSMYLCDSGAQYLDGTTDITRTVHFGKPTEHEKKCFTAVLKGHFALGNARFPNGTTGHALDVLARVPLWSYGLDYRHGTGHGIGSYLNVHEGPHSISFRPGLSVPLQASMTVTDEPGYYEDGKFGIRLENVLIIKESATQFNFANKGYLEFEHITWAPYQTKLIDASLLLPEEIKWVNSYHAKCREILAPYLDESEKAWLNQATEPIAA, encoded by the exons atggcggATACTTTATCTGCTTTGAGATCTTTAATGGCGTCACACACTCCTCCTCTTGATGCCCTTGTTGTTCCTTCTGAAGATTATCATCAG agtgAGTATGTATCTGCTAGAGACAAAAGGCGTGCTTTCGTTTCTGGATTTACTGGCAGTgctg GTTTGGCACTTGTAACAAAGGATGAAGCACTCCTTTGGACGGATGGACGGTACTTTTTGCAGGCAGAAAAACAATTAAGTAAACAGTGGAGGCTTATGCGTATGGGAGAAGACCCATCTGTAGATCAATGGATATCTCTT TGTTTACCTCAAGAATCAGCTATTGGGATTGATTTTTGGTGTATATCAGTAGAAACTGCACAGAAATGGAAAACTTTGTTCGCAAAAAAGCAACAAAGTTTAGTTCCCACAACCACAAACTTGGTTGACGAAGTTTGGAAAGATCAACCACAGCCTCAATTCAACCTCGTTACTGTACATCCTCTAAAGTTTTCTGGTCGTTCAGTTTCAGACAAGCTAAAGGATTTGCGAGACTatcttaaaaaggaaaaagccCGTGGAATTATAATTACAACACTCGATGAG GTTGTATGGTTATATAATGTTCGTGGTGGTGATGTGTCTTATTCTCCTGTTGTTCATGCATTTGCCTTGGTAACAACAAAATCAGCTTTCTTTTATGTAGACGAAAGAAAGTTGTCTTCGGAG GTCAAATCCTATATGGAGGAAAATAATATCATAGTAAAAGAGTACAGTGCGGTAAGTTCTGATGTAGCATTGCTTGGATCGAATAAGCTAATGTCAGCAACGGAAACACAATCAAATGGTACACATGAAACAGAGGATGATAGCCATAAGATTTGGGTTGATCCTCGATGCTGCTATTCTTTGTATTCGAAATTAAACCCCGAGCAGGTCCTCCTGCAACAGTCACCTTTGGCCCTGCCAAAATCCTTAAAG AATTCTGTAGAGATGGATGGGCTAAAAAATGCCCATATTCGGGATGGTGCAGCTATTGTGCAATACTTTGCATGGCTAGATAAACAG ATGCAGGAAATCTATGGTGCTTCGGGTTACTTCAAGGAATCAGAGAGCCAAAATTCTACAAAGCAATC AGATGTGAAACTGACAGAAGTGTCGGTAAGTGAGAAGCTAGCGGAGTTCCGTGCAGCGAAAGAG CACTTCAGAGGGTTGAGCTTCCCTACTATCTCATCAGTTGGTCCAAATGGGGCAGTTATTCACTATGAACCGGAAGCTAAAACATGCGCTGAGCTTGATCCAAATAGCATGTATCTTTGTGACTCCGGAGCTCAG TATCTGGATGGGACAACGGATATAACTCGGACTGTTCACTTTGGAAAGCCTACCGaacatgaaaaaaaatgttttactGCA GTTCTTAAGGGTCACTTTGCTTTGGGTAATGCACGTTTTCCTAATGGAACAACAG GTCATGCTCTTGACGTTCTTGCTCGAGTTCCACTATGGTCATATGGTCTTGATTATAGACATGGAACTGGTCATGGGATAGGGTCTTACTTAAATGTGCATGAAG GGCCACATTCAATTAGTTTTAGACCTGGTTTGAGCGTCCCGCTGCAAGCTTCAATGACTGTAACAGATG AACCTGGTTACTATGAAGATGGCAAATTTGGTATAAGATTAGAAAATGTGCTTATAATCAAGGAGTCCGCAACACAATTTAACTTTGCTAACAAAGGTTACTTGGAATTCGAGCACATAACATGG GCACCGTATCAGACAAAGTTAATAGATGCGAGCCTTCTTCTGCCTGAAGAAATAAAATGGGTGAATAGCTATCATGCGAAATGTAGAGAGATCCTGGCACCATATCTCGATGAATCCGAGAAGGCGTGGCTCAATCAAGCTACTGAGCCTATTGCTGCTTAA
- the LOC122610180 gene encoding protein ALP1-like, giving the protein MEERVGGELARWSELRLPVRGDGRKIKPATSEFSIPLPFPNLSTGSSLPFLQSVLDAVEDDTASSTETRASIERFRERAHEMLMRDYFVENPKFGPVWFGERFRMSQRLFLKIVADIEQRFVYFQQRIDRSGRKSLAAIQKCTSAVEQLGTGNPQDNFDDYLCMAARTSCESLDHFCSAVIELYRDEYLRRPISHDVARLYEAHERRHKIPGMLGSLDCTHFVWRNCPKGLKGQYKRGDHPYPTVTLEAVASQDLWIWHAFFGLPGSLNDINVLMQSTLYMRERNSTAPDSSFTVNDRCYKRGYYHTDGIYFRWATHVKAMPYPTETNDKKFKKVQESARKDVEQAFGVLKGKWGILNRPMRAMTVDKITNIVHACIILHNMIIKDDGRAISPVRIVDRGVQVVYNHDAVDEIEDEEVHHRLRYDLTEYVGRQNLSHLDDPTAQPTPIADLFI; this is encoded by the exons ATGGAGGAGAGAGTTGGCGGCGAGCTCGCGAGATGGAGTGAGCTTCGGTTGCCGGTGAGGGGAGATGGGCGCAAGATAAAGCCGGCGA CTTCAgaattttcaattcctttgcCGTTTCCAAATTTATCCACGGGTAGTAGCCTACCATTTTTGCAAAGTGTTCTTGACGCGGTTGAAGACGACACGGCAAGCTCAACCGAAACCCGCGCCTCCATTGAGCGGTTTCGGGAACGAGCTCACGAAATGCTTATGCGTGACTACTTTGTTGAAAACCCAAAGTTTGGCCCGGTTTGGTTTGGTGAAAGATTTCGAATGAGTCAaaggttgtttttgaagattgttgctGATATTGAGCAACGGTTCGTTTACTTTCAACAACGTATAGATCGGTCGGGGAGAAAGAGTTTAGCTGccatacaaaaatgcacatcCGCGGTGGAACAGCTCGGAACGGGCAACCCTCAAGATAACTTTGATGACTACTTGTGCATGGCAGCAAGAACTTCTTGCGAAAGTCTTGATCATTTTTGCAGCGCAGTCATCGAGTTATATCGTGACGAGTACTTACGTAGGCCGATTAGTCATGATGTTGCCCGGTTGTATGAAGCGCATGAACGGAGACACAAGATTCCGGGAATGCTAGGAAGTCTTGATTGTACGCATTTTGTTTGGAGAAATTGTCCCAAAGGGTTGAAGGGACAATACAAGAGAGGTGATCATCCATACCCAACAGTTACGCTTGAAGCCGTTGCTTCACAagacttgtggatttggcatgcttttttTGGTCTTCCAGGGTCGCTCAACGATATCAATGTCTTGATGCAATCGACTTTGTATATGAGGGAGCGAAATTCGACGGCTCCTGACTCGTCTTTTACCGTAAACGACCGTTGTTATAAACGGGGATACTATCATACCGATGGAATCTATTTTAGGTGGGCGACTCATGTCAAGGCAATGCCATATCCGACTGAAACAAATGACAAGAAGTTCAAGAAAGTTCAAGAATCGGCAAGAAAGGATGTGGAGCAAGCGTTTGGtgttttgaaaggaaaatggGGGATTTTGAATCGGCCAATGCGAGCGATGACGGTCGACAAGATTACTAACATTGTGCACGCGTGTATTATATTGCACAACATGATTATAAAGGATGATGGAAGGGCAATATCACCGGTTCGTATTGTAGATAGGGGAGTTCAAGTGGTTTATAACCACGATGCTGTGGATGAgatagaagatgaagaagttcATCATCGTCTTCGATATGATCTTACAGAGTACGTTGGGAGACAAAATTTATCCCACCTCGATGACCCGACGGCTCAACCAACACCGATTgccgatttatttatttag
- the LOC122578767 gene encoding probable NAD(P)H dehydrogenase (quinone) FQR1-like 2, protein MGKGGGCVPSKKKPPAVTGNTPVTISSPTNNEVQQLSTELERETIVPIPNLKILIVFYSMYGHVETLARRMKKGVDGVDGVTAVLLRVPETLSDGVLRQMQAPSKDDEIKEMSSVDELESADGFLFGFPTRYGSMAAQMKAFFDSTGGLWREQKLAGKPAGFFVSTGTQGGGQETTAWTAITQLAHHGMLYVPVGYTFGAGMFKMDSIRGGTPYGAGVFAGDGTREPTETELALAEHQGKYMAGVVKKLARA, encoded by the exons ATGGGCAAAGGCGGTGGCTGTGTTCCCAGCAAGAAAAAGCCACCGGCGGTCACCGGTAACACTCCGGTCACAATTTCTTCCCCGACCAACAACGAAGTCCAACAATTATCTACCGAACTGGAAAGAGAGACCATTGTCCCAATCCCAAATCtaaaaatattaatagttttttacTCAATGTACGGACACGTGGAGACACTCGCACGCAGGATGAAAAAAGGGGTTGATGGGGTTGACGGCGTGACGGCGGTGTTGTTACGAGTGCCGGAAACATTGTCGGATGGGGTGTTGAGACAAATGCAGGCGCCGTCAAAAGATGATGAGATTAAGGAAATGTCGTCTGTTGATGAGCTGGAATCAGCTGatgggtttttgtttgggtTTCCTACTAGATATGGGTCAATGGCTGCCCAAATGAAGGCGTTTTTCGATTCGACTGGTGGGTTGTGGAGAGAACAGAAACTTGCTGGAAAACCTGCTGGTTTTTTTGTTAGTACTGGAACTCAGGGCGGCGGACAAGAAACGACggc TTGGACAGCGATCACACAGCTGGCACACCATGGGATGCTCTATGTTCCAGTCGGGTACACATTCGGGGCAGGTATGTTCAAAATGGATTCAATCCGCGGGGGCACGCCTTATGGGGCTGGAGTATTTGCTGGCGATGGGACTCGTGAACCCACGGAAACAGAATTGGCACTTGCTGAACATCAAGGCAAGTATATGGCTGGTGTGGTTAAAAAGCTAGCTCGTGCTTAA
- the LOC122579644 gene encoding F-box/FBD/LRR-repeat protein At5g56420-like: MRMDSRRSQKKRTIVEEVDRLSSLPDDLIHKIFSYMGIKDTIGTSTLSSRWRYIWTSMSCLEFSDWKLSTLPKFSNFVTEYLSRRNNQTEVFSLNLSYDGQVTEPFVKKLLDYAYSHNIQQLDISYASPNWTSEFPLSLFSSQSLKHLSFTFEYGYCDKFLPTTSSFELPALTTLYLCGLTLCSDNCIVLFSKCPNLKNLTLSRWSTKESNDFTICHPQLTNLTLERGHSVKVVNVVVPQLEILVIRDRSSIIRYVISSPNLASLVYSGYDPLHLSTDGFPSLKEADICVLYPNNEAHHMVCLLQRLHNVKFLRLNLEIVKLLSSCVELISHQPSPFVNLSSLTIFPKRVSREVRPKKMVTVSAEVEHYLLDSSPGATFMMVLREEIRAKKHMAKLRKFLGEEKADTETSRTRLGRKRAPAQTNIYRQGKSQAEAKILHPQFRKSMAQIKTYWVDLIVDIEQRKAKVFRIISKLQKIEKLLMKLPASKRALIQPCFSSLCAESNIVMNEIADFMKMR; the protein is encoded by the exons ATGAGAATGGATTCTAGACGTAGTCAAAAGAAGAGAACGATTGTAGAAGAAGTTGATAGACTAAGTAGCTTGCCAGATGATCTTATCCATAAAATTTTCTCTTATATGGGCATCAAAGACACTATTGGTACCAGTACTTTGTCTTCCAGATGGAGATATATCTGGACTTCAATGTCCTGCCTTGAATTCTCAGATTGGAAACTTTCTACTTTGCCCAAATTCTCCAATTTTGTTACAGAGTATCTCTCTCGTCGCAATAATCAAACAGAAGTCTTTTCTCTCAATCTCAGCTATGACGGACAAGTTACAGAGCCATTTGTCAAAAAACTTTTGGACTATGCATACTCTCACAATATCCAACAACTGGATATTTCATACGCATCTCCAAATTGGACTAGTGAATTTCCCCTCTCTCTCTTTAGTTCTCAGTCGCTCAAACATCTCAGTTTTACTTTCGAATACGGTTATTGTGACAAGTTCCTTCCAACTACGTCATCTTTTGAGCTCCCAGCCTTAACGACATTGTATCTCTGTGGTCTCACTTTGTGTTCTGATAACTGCATTGTTCTTTTCTCCAAGTGTCCAAACTTGAAGAATCTTACCTTAAGTCGCTGGAGCACAAAAGAAAGCAACGATTTCACTATTTGTCATCCTCAACTAACTAATCTCACACTTGAGAGGGGTCATTCAGTGAAGGTTGTTAATGTGGTTGTACCTCAACTCGAGATTCTCGTTATTAGAGATCGTTCCAGCATTATAAGGTATGTAATTTCGTCACCCAACCTCGCCTCCTTGGTTTATAGTGGATACGATCCTTTGCACCTTTCCACGGATGGTTTTCCTTCTTTGAAGGAGGCagatatttgtgttttatatcCTAATAACGAAGCTCATCATATGGTTTGTCTGCTTCAACGACTTCACAATGTCAAATTTCTTAGACTTAACTTGGAAATTGTTAAG TTGCTTTCTTCATGCGTGGAACTAATCTCACATCAACCTTCTCCATTTGTTAACTTGAGTAGTTTGACAATTTTTCCAAAGAGGGTATCGAGGGAGGTTCGTCCAAAAAAGATGGTAACGGTGTCTGCTGAAGTCGAACACTATTTGCTAGATAGTTCTCCTGGGGCCACCTTCATGATGGTTTTACGTGAG GAGATAAGAGCAAAAAAACATATGGCAAAATTACGGAAGTTTCTAGGGGAAGAGAAAGCTGATACCGAGACCAGCAGGACACGTTTGGGGCGAAAAAGAGCACCAGCGCAGACAAACATTTATAGACAAGGGAAGTCACAAGCAGAGGCGAAAATACTACACCCGCAGTTTAGGAAAAGCATGGCCCAGATCAAGACCTATTGGGTAGATCTTATTGTGGATATTGAGCAACGGAAAGCAAAGGTGTTTCGTATCATTTCAAAGTTGCAGAAGATTGAGAAACTACTAATGAAGCTGCCTGCATCAAAGAGGGCTTTAATTCAACCATGTTTTTCTAGCCTGTGTGCAGAGAGCAACATTGTGATGAACGAAATAGCAGATTTTATGAAGATGCGATGA